ACCGTCCACGGTCTTCAGGACACCCGCCTCGTGCGTGCCCACGTACAGCACATCGGGCTCGCCGGGATGCGGCGCGATCGCCATGACGTCGGGGCCGTGCTCATGAGCGGGCAGAGAGGCCTTGGCCCAGGTCCGGCCGCCGTCCTCGCTCCTGTACAGGCCGGTGTGGGCACCAAGCCACAGGGTCCGGCCGGCGGCGTCGAACGCGAGGGAGTGCACCTGCTCGAAGGAAGGCCGTGACGCGTTCGGCTGCGCAGTAACCGCGAGAGGGGACGCAACGAGCATCAGAACGATGAGGAGCGAGCCGGCCCTAACCACGAGGCTCCCCGTTGTCCGCGTTCGTGCTGGCCATTTGGGCTGGCGCGTCGTGGGACTGCTGCATACCGGACATGCTCCGCATCATGAAGTACATGCCGA
Above is a genomic segment from Candidatus Methylomirabilota bacterium containing:
- a CDS encoding YCF48-related protein; amino-acid sequence: MLVASPLAVTAQPNASRPSFEQVHSLAFDAAGRTLWLGAHTGLYRSEDGGRTWAKASLPAHEHGPDVMAIAPHPGEPDVLYVGTHEAGVLKTVDGGRTWVAVNGGLRGLDVHGLAVDPNAPTKLHALVREAGAGLYRTSDGGQKWVRVDDGPPGETKVLASVNIPTGMGGIFLYAGTGDGLQRNPDCF